A DNA window from Tepidibacillus fermentans contains the following coding sequences:
- the plsX gene encoding phosphate acyltransferase PlsX, with protein sequence MKIALDAMGGDLAPKSTVEGAIEAAKKFPDIHLVLVGNSEEIKNHMKDPIPSNITIHHASDVIKTEDEPVKAVRRKKDSSLVVASQMVKNKEVDAVITAGNTGAFMAAGLLVAGRIPGIERPALAPVIPTTGVNGILVLDVGANMDPKAEHLVQYALMGKIYAEQVLGIDNPRIGLLNVGTEETKGNELMKSTFPLLKEMPINFVGNVEAREVPNGVCDVLVTDGFSGNVLLKLTEGLASSIFAVLKKEFTKSTFTKLASLLLKPSLKNLKKQMDYSEIGGAPLLGVNGAFIKAHGSSDAKAIMNAVRQARLFLVNGVLEKIANAIEQEK encoded by the coding sequence ATGAAGATTGCACTTGATGCAATGGGTGGAGATTTAGCACCAAAAAGTACAGTAGAAGGTGCAATAGAAGCTGCAAAAAAGTTTCCTGATATCCATCTCGTCCTTGTAGGAAACTCAGAAGAAATAAAAAACCATATGAAAGATCCTATACCTAGCAATATCACGATCCATCATGCGAGTGATGTCATTAAAACGGAAGATGAACCGGTTAAGGCCGTTAGAAGGAAGAAAGACTCTTCCTTAGTTGTTGCTTCACAGATGGTCAAAAATAAAGAAGTTGATGCTGTGATAACGGCTGGGAACACTGGAGCATTTATGGCAGCTGGTTTGCTTGTTGCCGGACGAATTCCTGGAATTGAACGTCCAGCCTTGGCTCCTGTCATTCCAACCACAGGAGTAAATGGAATACTCGTCCTAGATGTAGGTGCCAATATGGACCCAAAAGCAGAACATTTGGTTCAATATGCACTTATGGGAAAAATTTATGCCGAACAAGTATTAGGGATTGACAATCCACGTATTGGTCTTCTGAATGTGGGAACGGAAGAAACAAAAGGGAATGAATTGATGAAATCAACCTTTCCCTTACTAAAGGAGATGCCCATCAATTTTGTTGGAAATGTGGAAGCTAGGGAAGTACCTAATGGTGTATGCGATGTGTTGGTCACCGATGGTTTTTCTGGAAACGTATTATTGAAACTTACTGAAGGATTAGCGAGTTCCATCTTTGCAGTATTAAAAAAAGAATTTACAAAAAGCACGTTCACGAAACTTGCTTCACTATTGTTGAAACCAAGTTTGAAAAATCTTAAAAAACAAATGGACTACTCAGAAATTGGCGGAGCTCCTTTACTAGGAGTAAATGGAGCATTTATTAAAGCCCATGGATCATCCGATGCAAAAGCAATTATGAATGCAGTTCGTCAAGCAAGATTATTTCTTGTAAATGGGGTATTAGAAAAAATCGCAAATGCTATTGAACAAGAAAAATAG
- the fapR gene encoding transcription factor FapR, translating into MVSIARLTKKNRQAALIHTLEANPFITDEDLAKKFEVSIQTIRLDRMELGIPELRERMKTMAEKTFDHIKSLRLDEVIGDVIDLELDHYGISILEIKEDQVFEKTKIARGHYIFAQANSLAVALINEEIALTAKADIRFLRPVYLHERLIAKAKVIQSNHEFSEIEVKTAVGSETVFKGTFMIYRSKELRESKNN; encoded by the coding sequence GTGGTTAGCATCGCGCGGTTAACCAAGAAAAATAGGCAAGCAGCCCTCATACATACGTTAGAAGCGAATCCTTTTATTACCGATGAGGACTTAGCAAAAAAATTTGAAGTAAGTATACAGACGATTCGCTTAGATCGAATGGAGCTGGGTATACCTGAACTAAGAGAACGTATGAAAACGATGGCTGAAAAAACCTTTGATCATATCAAATCACTTAGATTAGATGAAGTGATCGGTGATGTCATTGATCTGGAATTAGATCATTATGGGATTTCGATATTAGAGATCAAAGAGGATCAAGTCTTTGAAAAAACAAAAATTGCTAGAGGACATTATATTTTTGCGCAAGCAAATTCATTAGCTGTTGCTTTGATTAATGAAGAAATCGCGTTAACAGCAAAAGCAGATATTCGTTTTTTGCGCCCTGTTTATCTACATGAACGGTTAATTGCAAAAGCGAAGGTGATTCAATCCAATCATGAGTTCAGTGAAATCGAAGTAAAAACTGCTGTTGGAAGTGAGACAGTCTTTAAAGGGACATTCATGATTTATCGTTCAAAGGAGTTAAGAGAATCGAAAAATAACTAG
- the rpmF gene encoding 50S ribosomal protein L32: MAVPFRRTSKTRRDMRRTHYKLSVPGMVKCPQCGEYKLAHRVCKNCGTYNGREVINK; the protein is encoded by the coding sequence ATGGCAGTACCATTTAGAAGAACTTCTAAAACTCGTCGTGATATGCGTCGTACTCACTATAAATTATCTGTGCCAGGTATGGTTAAGTGCCCACAATGCGGTGAGTATAAATTAGCACATCGAGTTTGCAAAAATTGTGGCACATATAATGGAAGAGAAGTTATCAACAAATAA
- a CDS encoding YceD family protein, with product MKIKTWELDRRKDGLRFDYEENLSHLVKEIGDLKGISPVKVTGIAYETGGFYRIKGHIQCETTLQCSRCLTIFDYPIDLDFTELFIPEGMETKIDQENENIHHLTSDEIDVTSIVEEVVLLEIPYVPICNKECKGLCPVCGSNLNEQQCNCDTSRIDPRLADLTKWFDSNKNSK from the coding sequence TTGAAAATAAAAACATGGGAACTTGATCGAAGAAAAGACGGACTTCGATTTGATTATGAGGAAAATCTAAGTCATCTTGTAAAAGAGATAGGAGACCTGAAAGGAATTTCACCGGTTAAAGTAACTGGAATTGCCTATGAGACAGGTGGTTTTTATAGGATTAAAGGCCATATTCAATGCGAAACTACATTGCAATGTTCAAGATGTCTAACTATTTTTGATTATCCCATTGATTTAGACTTTACGGAACTCTTTATCCCAGAAGGAATGGAAACGAAAATCGATCAAGAAAATGAGAATATTCATCATTTAACTTCTGATGAGATCGATGTTACTTCCATTGTGGAAGAGGTAGTTCTATTAGAAATCCCATATGTACCTATTTGTAATAAAGAATGTAAAGGATTATGCCCGGTATGTGGGAGTAATTTGAATGAACAACAATGTAATTGTGACACATCTAGAATTGATCCTCGTCTAGCTGATCTAACAAAATGGTTTGACTCAAATAAAAATTCGAAGTAA
- a CDS encoding nucleotidyltransferase → MTILGLIVEYNPFHNGHYYHLQKAKKITNAELIIAVMSGPFVQRGEPAIFDKWTRTRMALESGIDLVIELPVIYATQSANWFASGAIALLNHLKVSHLVFGSESNSIERLDQIANLLLNEPVSFQNTLKRYLSLGHSYPKAIALTLQEMQNGKEDFVLNPNDILGLQYLLQIKKHHSRMIALTIQRKSTQYHEQIFSNQTFASATAIRKAIQFNDEIERVIQYVPKVSQNLFYKSFVQRRFQYWENYYQTLKILILNQSIEQLKQIHGMVEGLESRLKESVNQAFSFEELISIVKTKRYTQAKLQRVFLHLLLNLTEDRVKAINVEKGPQYIRLLGFNQKGKSYLNQIKDELSIPLISKLSKIRSTMLDLDIQASQIYETGFKNPDYRLNEFQQKPIIL, encoded by the coding sequence ATGACGATTCTTGGGCTGATTGTGGAGTACAATCCGTTTCATAATGGACATTACTATCATCTTCAAAAGGCAAAAAAAATAACCAATGCGGAACTAATCATTGCCGTGATGTCTGGTCCATTTGTACAACGAGGAGAACCAGCAATCTTTGATAAATGGACAAGAACAAGAATGGCGCTTGAAAGTGGCATTGATCTTGTGATTGAGTTACCTGTGATCTATGCGACTCAGTCAGCCAATTGGTTTGCTTCTGGAGCTATTGCATTATTAAACCATCTTAAGGTGAGTCACCTCGTCTTCGGTAGCGAATCTAATTCCATAGAGAGGTTAGATCAGATTGCAAATCTGCTTTTAAATGAGCCAGTATCTTTTCAAAATACTTTAAAAAGATACTTATCATTGGGTCATTCTTATCCAAAAGCGATCGCTCTAACCTTACAAGAAATGCAAAATGGTAAAGAAGATTTCGTTTTAAATCCAAATGATATTCTAGGATTACAGTATCTCCTGCAAATAAAAAAGCATCATTCACGAATGATAGCCTTAACCATTCAGCGTAAATCGACTCAATATCATGAACAGATTTTTTCTAACCAAACATTTGCCAGTGCGACAGCCATTCGGAAAGCAATCCAATTCAATGACGAAATCGAAAGAGTCATCCAATATGTTCCGAAAGTATCACAGAATCTGTTTTATAAATCTTTCGTTCAACGTCGCTTCCAATATTGGGAAAATTATTACCAAACATTAAAAATCCTTATATTGAATCAAAGTATTGAACAATTAAAACAGATACATGGGATGGTTGAAGGATTAGAGTCACGTTTAAAGGAATCCGTCAACCAAGCTTTTTCTTTTGAAGAATTGATCTCTATCGTAAAAACAAAAAGATATACTCAGGCTAAATTACAACGAGTCTTCTTACACTTACTTCTCAATCTAACGGAAGATCGAGTGAAGGCTATCAATGTAGAAAAAGGTCCTCAATATATACGACTTCTTGGTTTTAACCAAAAAGGAAAATCTTATTTAAATCAAATCAAGGATGAATTATCCATTCCCTTAATTAGTAAACTATCCAAAATAAGAAGTACGATGTTGGATCTTGACATTCAGGCTAGTCAAATTTATGAGACAGGATTTAAAAACCCAGACTACCGGTTGAATGAATTTCAGCAAAAACCGATTATATTATAA